Proteins encoded by one window of Crassostrea angulata isolate pt1a10 chromosome 9, ASM2561291v2, whole genome shotgun sequence:
- the LOC128164271 gene encoding mucin-5AC-like has protein sequence MSSETSSVSSDTGTNETASVTIVDTTSSNTQATGILNHINQTTPNLPHSSSNINDSTPQDQTSVLTNATTKDQAMTETTSVVDGTSIFTETTPTDKAIISTSTETTTTEIMTTSSPTQTTTTGITTTSYPKESTTTDIMTSIITEIISTGITTSSPTEIATTHVMTTERNITKVMATETSSHTDSTITDVMTTETSSPTDNKTNDVMTTETLSPNDSSTTDVVTAIMSGRTDSTTKCKDVMTTESSILTGSTTTETPSHTDSLTTDLLATETAGSTSSTITNAITAKTSSPRESTRSTDTTTAYLMTTESSSHTDSTTTGMVTTETSGYTDSTTTAVKTTETLGPTDSTFTDALTTETSNPIDNTTTDLLTPTSLSLAHTTIETSSEMSSSTSSIDDFTPSTLEHTTGSSDQTCKMILEFSGGNRDVPCNNDTYSWIVIQQRFDGSVEFYRNWADYKAGFGSIDSEFWLGNDNLHELTSVLGYTRLRIELQAFDGQEGHIEFSFSIDDESLQYMIHVSMISGNISDRFRLANNAPFSTLDRDNDGHNGKVCTTDHQGGWWYARDAFCTEANLNGVYFDTYILEKTGIYWFGFAGTSYNTIKGVRMMLRKP, from the exons ATGTCATCTGAAACATCATCTGTGTCATCTGACACAGGCACAAATGAAACTGCTTCAGTGACTATCGTTGACACAACATCAAGCAATACGCAAGCTACTGGAATACTTAATCATATCAACCAAACAACCCCAAATTTGCCTCACTCATCATCAAATATTAATGATTCGACGCCGCAAGACCAAACGTCTGTCCTTACTAACGCAACAACCAAAGACCAAGCGATGACAGAAACAACAAGTGTTGTTGACGGAACATCTATTTTTACTGAAACTACCCCAACAGACAAAGCGATAATATCAACTTCAACTGAAACCACAACCACAGAAATCATGACAACATCTAGTCCCACTCAGACCACAACCACAGGCATAACAACAACATCATATCCTAAAGAAAGTACAACAACAGATATCATGACTTCAATTATTACTGAAATTATAAGCACAGGCATAACGACATCAAGTCCTACTGAGATCGCAACCACACACGTAATGACAACTGAAAGAAATATCACAAAAGTAATGGCAACTGAAACGTCAAGTCATACTGACAGCACAATCACAGACGTAATGACAACTGAAACATCAAGTCCTACTGACAACAAAACAAACGATGTTATGACGACTGAAACTTTAAGTCCTAATGACAGTTCAACAACAGACGTAGTGACGGCTATAATGTCAGGTCGCACTGACAGCACAACCAAATGCAAAGATGTGATGACAACTGAATCGTCAATTCTTACTGGCAGCACAACCACAGAAACGCCAAGTCATACTGACAGCTTAACTACAGACTTACTGGCAACTGAAACAGCAGGTTCTACTAGCAGCACGATTACAAATGCAATTACTGCTAAAACGTCAAGTCCTAGAGAAAGCACAAGGTCTACCGACACCACAACGGCATACTTAATGACAACTGAATCATCAAGCCATACCGACAGCACAACAACAGGCATGGTGACAACTGAAACTTCGGGTTATACTGACAGCACAACAACAGCCGTTAAGACAACTGAAACATTAGGTCCTACTGACAGCACATTCACAGACGCGTTAACAACTGAAACGTCAAATCCCATTGACAACACAACCACAGACCTACTGACGCCGACGTCATTAAGTCTTGCTCACACCACAATTGAGACATCAAGTGAAATGTCTTCCTCTACCAGTTCTATAGACGATTTTACCCCTAGTACGCTAGAGCATACAACAG GGAGCTCAGACCAGACTTGTAAAATGATCCTCGAATTTTCCGGAGGAAACCGGGATGTACCTTGCAATAACGATACTTATTCTTGGATT GTTATACAGCAACGATTTGATGGAAGTGTTGAATTCTACCGAAACTGGGCTGACTATAAAGCAGGCTTTGGTTCCATTGATTCTGAATTTTGGTTAG GTAACGACAACTTACATGAGCTGACCAGTGTATTGGGATACACTCGTTTAAGGATTGAGTTACAGGCGTTTGATGGCCAAGAAGGACATATTGAATTTTCGTTCTCAATAGATGACGAATCGCTTCAATACATGATACACGTTTCGATGATATCGGGAAACATTTCTG ACAGGTTCCGTCTCGCTAACAACGCCCCATTTAGTACCTTGGATCGTGACAATGACGGACACAATGGGAAGGTGTGTACAACCGATCACCAGGGCGGCTGGTGGTACGCAAGGGACGCTTTCTGCACAGAGGCCAATCTGAATGGAGTGTACTTTGATACTTATATACTAGAAAAAACCGGAATATACTGGTTTGGTTTTGCTGGTACATCCTACAATACCATCAAAGGAGTTCGAATGATGCTACGAAAACCATAA